The Natrinema saccharevitans genome includes the window GCTAGAAGACGACGAGGACTTCGAGCCGACCGACCCGGCGGACTGCTGGGTCTGTGAGGGCTACTGCGGCGCGTTCGACGCCGTCGCCGAGACGATCGCCGACGCCCTCGAGGGAACCGAGTTCGCCACCTACCAGGTCGGGACCCGCGTCCCGCCGCTGGTCGAGGAGAACGAACGCCTGCTCCGGGAGGACGCCGGCCTCGAGCCCGACGCCGGCGAGTCGATGAAACGCGAGATGAACCGCGAAGTCGGCCGGCGCGTCGGCGCGACGACCGGCACAGAGGTCGACTTCGACCGCCCGGACGTCCTCGCGATCGTCGATCTCGAGGGGTTCGACCCGCTCGAAGCGCTCGAGTCGGACACCGTCACGAGCCACGCGGTCGACGTCCAGATCAACCCCGCGTTCGTCTACGGCCGCTACCGCAAGCTCGAGCGGGACATCCCCCAGACCGAGTGGCCCTGCCGGGAGTGTGGCGGCAGCGGCGTCCAGCTGGGCGACGACGGCGAGGAGCCCTGTGACTACTGCGGCGGCTCGGGCTACATGTACGACACCAGCGTCGAACAGGTCGTCCGTCCCCACGTCGTCGACGCCATGGAGGGCGACGAGGGCACCTTCCACGGCGCGGGACGGGAAGACGTCGACGCCCGCATGCTCGAGGAGGGTCGGCCGTTCGTCCTCGAGGTGAAACGCCCCGCGGTGCGCGACCCCGACCCGGCCGAACTCGAGGCCGAGATCAACGACGCCGCCGACGGCGCGGTCGAGGTCGACGGCCTGCGGCTGGCGACCTACGAGATGGTCGAGCGCGTCAAGGAACACGACGCGAGCAAGCGCTACCGCGCCGACGTCGCGTTCGCCGAGCCGGTCGACGAGGACGCCTTCGAGACCGCCCTCGCCGAACTCGAGGGGACGACCGTCGAGCAGTACACGCCCGAGCGGGTCGACCACCGCCGGGCGGGGCTGACCCGCGAGCGGACCGTCTACGCCATCGACGGCGACCTGCGATCCCCGACCGAGGCGGAGGTGCGACTCCACGGCGAGGGCGGGCTCTACGTGAAGGAACTGATCAGCAGCGACGGCGGCCGGACCGTGCCCAGCCTCGCGGGCCTGCTCGAGACCGACGCCGAGGTGACGGCGCTTGACGTGACCGGCGTCGAAGGGGAAACCGAACCGTTCGAGCACGAGGCGTACTTCCTGGACGAGCCGCGCGACGGCACCGAGACGGCGGCGGGAGACGCCTGAGACGCGACGGCTCGAGCGCTCGACGCCGCTGTACGCCGCGATTAGCGTTCGGGGACGCCGTCGACGGACGCCGACTCGAGTTGTCCCTTGAGGAGCCGGAAGTCGGCCGCGCGCCGCGTTCCGACCAGAGCGGTCAGTTCCTCGAACGTGATCTCGTCGTCGTAGTAGGCCGCGGCGACCTCCCCTTCGAGCGGCCCCTCCCGCGCGTTCTCTACGTAGTCCCGAAGCGCGGCGACGAGCAGTTCGGACCGGCTCGTCCCGAGCGCGGTCGCGAGAACGTCGGCCCGCTCGAGGAGCCGGTCGGGCGCGTCGACCTCGATTCCCTCGCTGTCGGATTGCACGACGCGCCGGTTTCGAGTCCACGGACAAATATCGTGCGACACGCGACGCGGCGAGTCGGGGACCGACAACGCAACGATTTAGCGCCCGGCGACGGATCCACGTCGTATGCCATTCGGCGTCGACGAGGCCGGCAAGGGCCCCGCGCTGGGATCGATGTTCGCCGCGGCCGTCCACTGCGAAGCGCCCGACGACCTCCCCGACGGGATCAGGGACTCGAAG containing:
- a CDS encoding tRNA pseudouridine(54/55) synthase Pus10 — protein: MITEDARALLSTGAVCDSCLGRPFADRSFGLTNAERGRALRTTIALEDDEDFEPTDPADCWVCEGYCGAFDAVAETIADALEGTEFATYQVGTRVPPLVEENERLLREDAGLEPDAGESMKREMNREVGRRVGATTGTEVDFDRPDVLAIVDLEGFDPLEALESDTVTSHAVDVQINPAFVYGRYRKLERDIPQTEWPCRECGGSGVQLGDDGEEPCDYCGGSGYMYDTSVEQVVRPHVVDAMEGDEGTFHGAGREDVDARMLEEGRPFVLEVKRPAVRDPDPAELEAEINDAADGAVEVDGLRLATYEMVERVKEHDASKRYRADVAFAEPVDEDAFETALAELEGTTVEQYTPERVDHRRAGLTRERTVYAIDGDLRSPTEAEVRLHGEGGLYVKELISSDGGRTVPSLAGLLETDAEVTALDVTGVEGETEPFEHEAYFLDEPRDGTETAAGDA
- a CDS encoding ribbon-helix-helix protein, CopG family, with translation MQSDSEGIEVDAPDRLLERADVLATALGTSRSELLVAALRDYVENAREGPLEGEVAAAYYDDEITFEELTALVGTRRAADFRLLKGQLESASVDGVPER